The following proteins come from a genomic window of Triticum aestivum cultivar Chinese Spring chromosome 6A, IWGSC CS RefSeq v2.1, whole genome shotgun sequence:
- the LOC123131103 gene encoding uncharacterized protein, whose amino-acid sequence MYDDHDYGPDRLQRIQCTLANSQRYEAHGLDMLAHAALLLTQLRTAERSDHVRVSEAHLEGITRWAEQMGAYAEVLDDYCDEVHEFALYLIRFDLEDPVFARHQELETVADRLIREQRNLRARVRRARERMQVWQAWFDERVRLLHLR is encoded by the coding sequence ATTATGGTCCTGATCGGCTGCAGAGAATTCAGTGTACTTTGGCTAACTCACAGCGATATGAAGCACATGGTCTCGACATGCTGGCACACGCCGCACTGTTGTTGACCCAGCTTCGGACTGCTGAAAGGTCTGACCATGTCCGTGTCTCCGAGGCTCACCTCGAGGGGATCACTCGGTGGGCCGAACAGATGGGTGCGTATGCAGAAGTTCTGGATGATTACTGTGACGAGGTGCACGAGTTTGCGTTATACCTGATTCGCTTTGATTTGGAAGATCCAGTGTTTGCAAGGCACCAGGAGTTGGAAACAGTGGCTGACCGGTTAATAAGAGAGCAAAGAAACTTGAGAGCGCGGGTCAGGCGTGCACGGGAAAGAATGCAGGTGTGGCAGGCATGGTTTGATGAGAGGGTGAGGCTTCTGCATCTGAGATAA